The Brevibacterium atlanticum genome segment GCGATCGCGAAGGTCTGCAGGGTGATCGGCACGCCGGCCGGGCCGACGGGGACCGGGGGCATCATCGCAAACGCCGCGAGCAGGGCGGCGAAGACCGCGATGAGCGCGATATCACCGGCGCGGCCGGCAGAGCGGGGGCGAGTGAGACCCGCCGAGGCGGTGCTGGGTGCCTGAGACATGTGTACTCCGTTGTTCGTGATCCATCCGGTCCGCCGGCCAACGGCGTCCGGATGCGCCCGAGGCGACCCCGGGCACCCCACCACTGTAACTGAACGCTGTTCAGGAGTGGAATTCGGGGGCTCCGGTGGCCGCCTCGGCGCTGCCGGTGCCGATCATCTGCTGCCCCGCGCGGGAGGTACGGTTCAGCTGGTCGGCGGGCAGACGATCATTCCCATTCGATGGTTCCCGGGGGCTTCGAGGTGACGTCGAGGACGACTCGGTTGATGTCGTCGACTTCGTTGGTGATGCGGTTCGAGATCACGGAGAGCACATCGTAGGGAATCCGGGTCCAGTCGGCGGTCATCGCGTCCTCGCTCGAGACAGGGCGCAGCACGACGGGGTGGCCGTAGGTGCGGCCGTCACCCTGGACGCCGACGGAGCGGACATCGGCGAGCAGGACGACCGGACACTGCCAGATCTCCCCGTCGAGGCCTGCCTTCGTCAGCTCTTCACGGGCGATGGCGTCGGCCTTGCGCAGGATGTCGAGGCGCTCTTCGGTGACCTCACCGATGATGCGGATGCCCAGTCCCGGTCCGGGGAAGGGCTGGCGCGAGACGATGACCTCAGGCACGCCGAGTTCACGACCGATGGCGCGGACCTCATCCTTGAACAGAGCGCGCAGGGGTTCGATGAGCTCGAACTGGATGTCATCGGGCAGACCGCCGACGTTGTGGTGGCTCTTGATGTTCGCTGTACCCGATCCGCCGCCGGATTCGACGACGTCGGGGTAGAGGGTGCCCTGGACGAGGAAGGCGATCTCCTCGCCGTCACCTTCCTGTGCTTCGAGGACGAGGTCGGAGGCAGCCTGTTCGAAGGTGCGGATGAACTCGCGGCCGATGATCTTCCGCTTCTCCTCCGGGTCGGTGACCCCGGCGAGCTGGGACAGGAACTGCTCCTGGGCATCGACGGTGACGAGGCGGACGCCGATCGAATCGACGTAGTCGTTCTCGACCTGTTTCCGCTCGTCCTGACGCAGCAGACCGTGGTCGACGAAGACGCAGGTGAGCTGGTCGCCGATGGCCTTGTGGACGAGTGCGGCGGCCACCGAGGAGTCGACTCCGCCGGACAGAGCGCAGATGACCTTCTTGTTTCCGACCTGGGCGCGGATGAGTTCGACCTGCTCATCGATGACAGACTCGTTCGTCCAGTCGGCGGTGAGGCCGGCGACGTTGAAGAGGAAGTTCTCGAGGATCTTCTGCCCGTTCTCCGAGTGGAGGACCTCGGGGTGCCACTGCACGCCGGCGAACTTCTTCTCTGGGCATTCGAAGGCGGCCACGGGGGTGTCGGGGGTGGAGGCGAGGACATCGAAGCCGGCGGGCGCCTCGGCGACGGAGTCACCGTGGGACATCCACACCTTGTACGCGGCGGGGGTGTCGGCCAGGAGCGATCCCTGATCGCTCACGGCCAGTGGGGTCGAACCGTATTCGCGCTTGTTCGTCTTCGCCACACGTCCGCCGAGGCTTACCGACATGAGCTGGAAGCCGTAGCAGATGCCCATGGTCGGGATGCCGAGGTCGAACACGGACGTGTCGAAGCTCGGTGCTCCCTCGTCGTTGACGCTCGAGGGTCCGCCGGAGAGCACGATGGCCACCGGCTTCTTCGCCGCGAACTCGGCGGCCGGGGCATCATGGGCGATGATCTCCGAGTACAGGCCGGCCTCGCGGATGCGGCGAGCGATGAGCTGGGCATACTGGGCGCCGAAATCGACGACGAGGACAGGGGGCACCTGCGTGGACTGGGATTGCGTCATGGTCCAATTCTATGCGCCGGTGACGCGTCGCCCGAATTCGGGCCACACCCCACGGTCAGGCCACGTCTGCGGCCCGGTCGGGGCCACCTCGGCGAGGGTGGGCACGGAAGGTCAGGACCGCCTCGGCGAGGTGAATCGCCGGCCGACCACGGGCTCTCAGCTCTTGGGGGCGACGACGACGGCGGCTTCGAGTTCGGCGTCGACCTGACGGTGGATGCGGCGTTCGAGGATGAACGACATCACCGGCACGACGCCGGCGAGCGCGAGGATGAGGTAGCGGCCGAGGCTCCAGCGCATCTGCTGATTGAGCCAGAAGCAGCCGATGAGGTAGACGACGTAGCACCAGCCGTGGCAGATCGCGATGGCCGCGGCGAGGTTGAAGCCGCCGAAGTTCAGGGCGGTCTCGGAGTCGGCGGCGATGAGGTATTTGTAGATCATCTCGACCGTGAGGATGAGCAGCATGGTGCCGGTGATGAGGGCCATCACGCGGTAGAACTTCAGCGCATTGCGTGCCGAGGTGAAGCGTTTGACGCTCCATACGTTGCTCTCGTCGAAGTCGGGGCGGGCGTCCAAGGACTCGCGGTCGTCGCTCACGATGAGTTTCCTCCGGTCGTGCGGTTGTCGGTGGTGGTGCTGTCGGTGCCAGTGTCTGTGGAATCTCCGGCGCCTGTCGAGGTGTCGATGCCTGTCGAGGTGTCGGCGGTGCGGCCGCCGCGCTTGGCCGATTTGGCGGGCTTCTTGCCACCGTGGCGGTGGGCCGGGAGCCCGGTCATGCCCGACATCACCTCGGGGTCGATGGTCGATCGGCCGGCGGCCTTGACGACAACATACTCGACCGGGTTCTCCGGATCCTGGGAATCCTCGCCGAGGCGGCGCTTGAGGAAGTCATCGCGCAGCAGCTGGAACCACATGTAGAGGGACATCGCGGCGAAGATCAGCCATTCGACCGCGTAGACCGCCGACTTCAGATCGAATCCGCCTTCGTCGCGGGTCGTCGTCGGCGGGACCTGGGCCAGACCGTCGGTGCCGACCGAGGCGGCGGCCCCGCTGGCGGTCTCGGGGATGAGGAACCCCGAATATGTGAGCAGGTCGGGGAACATGTTGATCAGCTGCGAGGTCGACACGGTGCGCACCTGACCATCGGGCAGATCATTGCCCGGTTCGGGGCCCTCGATCGGTCCGATGCGGGCGGTCAGATCGACCTTGCCCTCACCGGCACGGGACTTCGCGGCCGCCTCGGCGTCGGTGGTGAAACCACGCACGACGGGGATCGCGATCGTCTTCTCATCGGCATCCGTCGCTTTGATGCCCTCGCCGAGGTGGGCCCCGTCGGGGGCGAACATCGTGACCACCCAGTACCCGTCCTTGCCGTCCTGGACGCGGCCGGGGACGACGACCTGGTCCTCGGGCAGCCAGTGCCCGGACAGGCTGACCCGCTGATCGGCGAGGATGCCGGGCATCGGGGCCTGGGCGTCCATGACGTCGTTGAAGTCCTTGAGCTTCTCGACCTCGGAGGACTCCTCGACGTCGTTCTTGTGCTGGGCGCGGTTGACCTGCCACGCCGAGAGACCGACGAAGCAGGTGACGAGCACCAGGACGAGGAGCAGGGACCCCAGCCATTTGGGGGTCAGTGCCAGGCGGAACAGATCAGACCACCGTTCCGGTCTGGTAGGGCGAGACGGTGACGTCGACGCGTTGGAATTCCTTGAGGTCGAGGTAGCCGGTGGTGGCCAGGGCGCGACGCAGGGCACCGGCGAGGTTGAGTTCGCCGATCGCGGTGCGGCCGGGTCCGAAGAGCACCTGTTCGAGGCTGCCGACGGTGCCGAGTTCCACGCGGTGGCCGCGCGGCAGCTCCGGGTGGTGAGCCTCGGCGCCCCAGTGCATGCCGCGGCCCGGAGCCTCGGTCGACCGGGCCAGGGCGGTGCCGAGCATGACGGCGTCGGCTCCGACGCCGAAGGCCTTGACGATGTCGCCGCTGGTGCCCAGTCCGCCGTCGGCGATGACGTGGACATAGCGGCCGCCGGATTCGTCCATGTAGTCCCGGCGGGCGGCGTGGACGTCGGCGACGGCCGTGGCCATCGGGGCGTGGATGCCCAGAGTTTTGCGGGTCGTGGCAGCCGCTCCCCCGCCGAAGCCGACGAGGACGCCGGCGGCACCGGTGCGCATGAGGTGCAGGGCCGCGGTGTAGGTGGCGGCGCCGCCGACGATGACGGGCACGTCGAGTTCGTAGATGAACTGCTTGAGGTTGAGCGGTTCGGTGTGAGTCGAGACGTGTTCGGCCGAGACGGTGGTGCCGCGGATGACGAAGATGTCGACGCCGGCATCGATGACGGTCTTGTAGAACTGCTGGGTCCGTTGTGGGGTCAGTGCTCCGGCGACGGTGACTCCGGCCTCACGGATCTGCTCGAGGCGGGCGGTGATGAGTTCGGCCTGGATGGGTGCGGAGTAGAGTTCCTGCATCCGTGAGGTCGCCATCTCAGCCGGCAGCTGGGCGATCTCGGCCAGCAGCGGGGTGGGGTCCTCGTACCGGGTCCACAGGCCTTCGAGGTCGAGTACGCCGAGACCACCGAAGCGGCCGAGGGCGATGACGGTCTCCGGCGACATGGCCGAGTCCATCGGGGCGCCGATGAACGGCAGCTCGAACTGGTAGGCGTCGATCTGCCAGTTCAGGGACACGTCTTCGGGATCGCGGGTGCGCCGAGCGGGGACGATGGCGATGTCGTCGAGCGAATAGGCGCGACGGCCGCGCTTGCCTTTGCCGATTTCGATTTCAGAACTCACGCCAACAGCCTATCCCACCACCCTCTGCGCGGGGTCTCAGCCCACTATGAGGAACACGGCGTCTCCCCTCCCAGAACTACCTGACGGCGGCCCAGCAACCTCGCGCCAGGTTGCTGGGCCGCCGTCAGGTAGTAAGAGAGGTGAGGTGGGTGGCGACGGCGGCCTCGGCGGCGGTCGTGAAGGCACGCACGTGCGGCAGGTGCGCATCCTTGTCTCGCACATGCATGACGATCCGCCGAACCGGCACCGGATCGGTGAGGTCGACGGCGACGAGGCCCGGCGGCAGCTGCAGCGTCGACAGACGGGGCAGCACGGTGATCGCGAGGTTCGAGGCCACGAGCGCGAGTGCCGCGAAGTCGTCCTCGCAGGCCGCGAAGTTCCGCGGCTCGAATCCCGCGGCCGCGCATGCGAGGTCGACGACCGTGCTCGTCGGTCCCGCCCACAGGTCGTGGTCGACCCAATGCTGCTCGGCGAGGCCGATGAACGGCACCGACTCGCAGCCGGCGAGCTCGTGGCGTTCGGAGACGACGACCCGATAGTCGTCGTCGAAGAGCGGGATGCGCGTCATCCCGGGCAGATGGACCTCGCCTTCCTGCGGCACTTCGGCGCGGACCTCGATGAGGCAGTGGCTGCGCCCGCCCTTCGCCGGCTCGTTGAGCTGGATGTCGAAGCGCAGGTCTGGATGTTCCGTGGCGACGGCCTCGATGATGCCCGGCAGCAGGCGGGCGTTGAAGGAGGTGAAGGCGGCGATGCGCATGCGGGGTCGGCTGACGTTGCGGAAGCTCTCGACGAGATCGTCGAGCTTGGCCACCGAAGCGAAGACCTCGCCGGAGTCCTCGGCCAGACGTTTGCCGAACTCGGTGATCTCGATGCCGCGGCCAGACCGCCGGTACAGCGAGGCGCCGACCGACTTCTGCAGCGTGGTGATGTGCTGACTGACCGTCGCGGGCGTGTAGTTGAGGCTCTTCGCCGCGGCCACGACGGAGCCGGTGGCGACGACGGCTCGCCAGACCCGCAGCCGATTGAGATCCCACATGGTCACAGCCTAGCCCACAACCATTAGAGAAAACCTGATGATCATTCATCATCAATTGCTTTTCATGATTGATCGAGGCCTGCAGAATGGTCTTGTGCCCCGTGGGATACGTGTCGTTTCCACGGGGCGCACTCCTCCCGGCCCGGACCGCACCGGCCGGACCAACCGCACCGCCGATGGACGCACACCAACCGCCCGCCCCACCCGAAGGAGAGCCGTGACCGGTCCCGAGATCATCACCGTCACCGGCGCCGCTGCCGCCCTCGCCGTCACACCCGGCCCCGAGACGATCCTCACCATCCGCCTCTCCTCCCTGCGCCGGAAGGCCGGACTCGTCTACGCACTCGGCACGGCCACCGGCACCGTCATCTGGATGGTGCTCGCACTCACCGGCGTCTCCGCGCTGCTGACCGTCTACCCCGCGGCAGTGCAGGTCCTCAAGATCATCGGCGGCCTCTACCTCTGCTTCCTCGGGATCCTCGCCGCCCGCCAGGCCATCCGGCTCCGTCGTCGGCTGCGCGACGAACTGCGGGCCACCTCGGCGAGCCCGTCCGAGGGCCCGGTCAGCGAGATCGCGACCGTCATGGAGTCGAGTACGCGAGGGCACCTGCGCTCGGTCGTGTCCTACCGCCGCGGCATCATCTCCTCGCTGAGCAACCCGAAGGTCGGCCTGTTCTTCCTCGCCATCCTGCCCACGCTCGTGCCCGCCTCACCGAGCGGAGTCGACTACGCGGTCCTCATCGTCCTCGTCCTCGGCGTGCTGCTGTCGTATCAGCTGATCCTCGCGTGCATGGCGAGCCTCGCCGCCTCGGCGATGGCCCATCGCAGCGCCGATTTCGTCATCGAGTCGGCCTCCTCGATCATTCTGCTCGTCATCGGCATCGCCGTCATCGCCATCCCGATCTGAACCAGCGACATTCGCCGCACGGCTTCCCGAGCTCAGTTCCGCGCCCGTCATCCGCGGCTCGTTGGTCATCACTCAACGGCGCTTCGCGGAGCATCCTGGGTGGGCGAAATGGTCGGAGATTCCGCGAGATCTCCCGACCATTTCGCCCACCCAACAAGCGTGATGACACGCGTCGAGGAGGATCCGCGTAACCGACGGAACCTCCACGGTGAAATGACCGCACGTGGAGATCACGGGGCTACCCGCTCCCACTCCCGGGGGTCGGAATAGGGCTGTTCTCCTCATGGGCGGGGACGATGAAGGGGTGGGGCGTCGAGATTCTGTCTCGACTCCCCACCCCTGGTCGCGCCCGACCTCAGGTGCCGGTCGCGAATCGGTTCAGTCCATCAGTTCTGAGGATCACCCGCCGAGGCGGCTCCTCCGCTGGCACCGGGTCCGCCGTTTCCGGCGACCCCGCCGTTGCCGACGGTGCCGGTGTGCGTGGTTCCGCCTGCGCCCTTGTCATCGGCCACCTCGTCGAGGTCGACCTTGTCGAGCATCTTCGCCGCCGCATCACGGCCGCCGAGGCCGAAGGCCAGAGCCGCTGCCGCTGCACCGCCGATGACGACCGCGCCGAAGGCGAGGTTGATGATCGAATCGGCCAGTCCCATGTAGCGCAGCCCCATCGCGATGAACAGCGCGATGGCCGAGTAGCGCAGGACCTTCGACGCGAGGTTGTTCGTGATGAACTTCCCGATGATCGCGGCGATGAGGAAGCCGGCGGCGATGATCGCAGCACCGAAGAGGACGCTGCCGCCGAGGTCGAGGATCTCGTTGAGGATGTTCGTGATCTCGGGGAAGCCGAGCATCCGGGTGGCCATGATCGCGAAGAAGATCATGATGGCGACCTGGACGATGCGGGTGATCACGTTCGAGGCGCTCGTTCCCTCGGGGACGATGCCGATCTCGGCGATCGCCTTATCGGTGCCGATGCCCTCGAGGATCTGCTCGAGCAGATTGCCGAGGAACTTCGCTATGACGAAGCCGATGGCCAGCAGGATGCCGGCGGCGATGATGAGCGGGATCGCATTGAGGAAGATCTGCAGCATCTGCTCGGCCGGACCCGAGATCGCCTCAATGCCGAGCACCTGCAGAGCGGAGATCGCGACGACGATGATGATGATTCCGAAGACCAGGTTGCCGATGAGATTCGAGATCTTCGCATTCGCCTCGGCGTTCGGGTTCGGAGCGTAGCCGGGCTGCTGCGGGTGACCCTGCTGCGGGTGACCCTGCTGCGGCTGGCCCTGGGGCGGCGCTCCCTGCTGACCCTGCGGTACCTGCTGGGTGGCGGCATCGTGCTGGGGCCGTCCGGCGTTCGCCGAACCGTCGACCACACCGGTGGCTTTGTCGCCGAGTGACCGGAACTTCGACGTCAGCTTCGTCAGATCGACGGCGTTGAGGGCCGTCTGGACGAGCTGCTTGGCGATCTTCGCAAAGACGTAGCCGATGAAGAAGATGAATCCCGCACCGATGACATTGGGCAGGAATCCGAATATTCCGTCTAGCAGCCCCTGCAGCGGAGTGAGGACCTGATCGAGTTCGAAGAGCTGGAGGACGGCGATGAGGCCGAGCAGCCAGACGACCAATCCGGATATCTGTCCGACCGATTTTCCGATCTGCTGCCCGTTGCTTCCGTCCTTCTGAAGAGCGGGCACCTTCGTGACGAGTTTGCCGATCGCCCACTTGACGATGGCGGCAAGGATCCAGGTGACGATGAGAATGACGATTGCCAGTCCGACTTTCGTCAGGACCGACCATATGTCTTGGCTTTGCATGTCGCTTTTCTCCTTCGGCTACAGCGAATTGACAAGGCGTTTTTTCGCTTGCTGTTTTGGAGTCTATTCTTAGCGAACTTTCAGGACAAGACCTATTCGACCGATGCCTATTCTCGAAACCACACGTGTGAGCACATCACACCCATGTCGCATAAGTACATGTCAATGCGTTAACAGAATGTTCATAGACCGATCACGATTGCCTATCGAAGCGCGGATTCCGTCGCCGACCCTCAGAATTCGAGCGGCAGATTGTCGATGAGGTGGGTGCCGCCGACGGTCGCAGAGACGAGCAGCAGCGCGGATCCCCGAAAGTCCGGACCGCACGGCTGCAATGTCGCCTCGTCGACGAGGCTGAGGTAGATGAGGTCGAGGTCCCTGCGCTCGACCGCCTCGTCGATCACAGCTCTGGCTGCGTCCTCGACTGCTCCCGGCAGGTTCCCGCCGGGACCACTCGCACCCGCCCCTCGGGCCACCGCGGCGGCGGCATCGAGAGCCTGCGGAATCGCGAGCGCGCGAGCCCGATCCTCAGGTGAGAGGTATTCGTTGCGGCTCGACATCGCCAGGCCGTCGGCATCGCGGACGACAGGCAGTCCGATGAGTTCGATGTCGAAGTTGAGATCGGCGATCATGCGCCTGACCAGGCAGAACTGCTGGATGTCCTTGAGCCCGAACACCGTGAGGTCGGGGTCGATGAGGGTGAACAGCTTCGCCACGACGGTGAGCACACCGTCGAAGTGACCGGGCCGGGCCTCACCCTCGAACACGGCGCCCATCCGC includes the following:
- a CDS encoding SURF1 family protein, translated to MLVTCFVGLSAWQVNRAQHKNDVEESSEVEKLKDFNDVMDAQAPMPGILADQRVSLSGHWLPEDQVVVPGRVQDGKDGYWVVTMFAPDGAHLGEGIKATDADEKTIAIPVVRGFTTDAEAAAKSRAGEGKVDLTARIGPIEGPEPGNDLPDGQVRTVSTSQLINMFPDLLTYSGFLIPETASGAAASVGTDGLAQVPPTTTRDEGGFDLKSAVYAVEWLIFAAMSLYMWFQLLRDDFLKRRLGEDSQDPENPVEYVVVKAAGRSTIDPEVMSGMTGLPAHRHGGKKPAKSAKRGGRTADTSTGIDTSTGAGDSTDTGTDSTTTDNRTTGGNSS
- a CDS encoding LysE family translocator, which codes for MTGPEIITVTGAAAALAVTPGPETILTIRLSSLRRKAGLVYALGTATGTVIWMVLALTGVSALLTVYPAAVQVLKIIGGLYLCFLGILAARQAIRLRRRLRDELRATSASPSEGPVSEIATVMESSTRGHLRSVVSYRRGIISSLSNPKVGLFFLAILPTLVPASPSGVDYAVLIVLVLGVLLSYQLILACMASLAASAMAHRSADFVIESASSIILLVIGIAVIAIPI
- a CDS encoding mechanosensitive ion channel produces the protein MQSQDIWSVLTKVGLAIVILIVTWILAAIVKWAIGKLVTKVPALQKDGSNGQQIGKSVGQISGLVVWLLGLIAVLQLFELDQVLTPLQGLLDGIFGFLPNVIGAGFIFFIGYVFAKIAKQLVQTALNAVDLTKLTSKFRSLGDKATGVVDGSANAGRPQHDAATQQVPQGQQGAPPQGQPQQGHPQQGHPQQPGYAPNPNAEANAKISNLIGNLVFGIIIIVVAISALQVLGIEAISGPAEQMLQIFLNAIPLIIAAGILLAIGFVIAKFLGNLLEQILEGIGTDKAIAEIGIVPEGTSASNVITRIVQVAIMIFFAIMATRMLGFPEITNILNEILDLGGSVLFGAAIIAAGFLIAAIIGKFITNNLASKVLRYSAIALFIAMGLRYMGLADSIINLAFGAVVIGGAAAAALAFGLGGRDAAAKMLDKVDLDEVADDKGAGGTTHTGTVGNGGVAGNGGPGASGGAASAGDPQN
- the guaA gene encoding glutamine-hydrolyzing GMP synthase, with the translated sequence MTQSQSTQVPPVLVVDFGAQYAQLIARRIREAGLYSEIIAHDAPAAEFAAKKPVAIVLSGGPSSVNDEGAPSFDTSVFDLGIPTMGICYGFQLMSVSLGGRVAKTNKREYGSTPLAVSDQGSLLADTPAAYKVWMSHGDSVAEAPAGFDVLASTPDTPVAAFECPEKKFAGVQWHPEVLHSENGQKILENFLFNVAGLTADWTNESVIDEQVELIRAQVGNKKVICALSGGVDSSVAAALVHKAIGDQLTCVFVDHGLLRQDERKQVENDYVDSIGVRLVTVDAQEQFLSQLAGVTDPEEKRKIIGREFIRTFEQAASDLVLEAQEGDGEEIAFLVQGTLYPDVVESGGGSGTANIKSHHNVGGLPDDIQFELIEPLRALFKDEVRAIGRELGVPEVIVSRQPFPGPGLGIRIIGEVTEERLDILRKADAIAREELTKAGLDGEIWQCPVVLLADVRSVGVQGDGRTYGHPVVLRPVSSEDAMTADWTRIPYDVLSVISNRITNEVDDINRVVLDVTSKPPGTIEWE
- the panC gene encoding pantoate--beta-alanine ligase, with the translated sequence MEVGGIQALRQWRSRQTGRVGLVPTMGALHSGHQALMTRARAEADLVVTSIFVNPLQFGRDEDFVQYPRPFATDLEKCEEAGVDFVFAPALGEMYPSAPEVRVVAGRMGAVFEGEARPGHFDGVLTVVAKLFTLIDPDLTVFGLKDIQQFCLVRRMIADLNFDIELIGLPVVRDADGLAMSSRNEYLSPEDRARALAIPQALDAAAAVARGAGASGPGGNLPGAVEDAARAVIDEAVERRDLDLIYLSLVDEATLQPCGPDFRGSALLLVSATVGGTHLIDNLPLEF
- a CDS encoding GuaB3 family IMP dehydrogenase-related protein; this translates as MSSEIEIGKGKRGRRAYSLDDIAIVPARRTRDPEDVSLNWQIDAYQFELPFIGAPMDSAMSPETVIALGRFGGLGVLDLEGLWTRYEDPTPLLAEIAQLPAEMATSRMQELYSAPIQAELITARLEQIREAGVTVAGALTPQRTQQFYKTVIDAGVDIFVIRGTTVSAEHVSTHTEPLNLKQFIYELDVPVIVGGAATYTAALHLMRTGAAGVLVGFGGGAAATTRKTLGIHAPMATAVADVHAARRDYMDESGGRYVHVIADGGLGTSGDIVKAFGVGADAVMLGTALARSTEAPGRGMHWGAEAHHPELPRGHRVELGTVGSLEQVLFGPGRTAIGELNLAGALRRALATTGYLDLKEFQRVDVTVSPYQTGTVV
- a CDS encoding LysR family transcriptional regulator, whose amino-acid sequence is MWDLNRLRVWRAVVATGSVVAAAKSLNYTPATVSQHITTLQKSVGASLYRRSGRGIEITEFGKRLAEDSGEVFASVAKLDDLVESFRNVSRPRMRIAAFTSFNARLLPGIIEAVATEHPDLRFDIQLNEPAKGGRSHCLIEVRAEVPQEGEVHLPGMTRIPLFDDDYRVVVSERHELAGCESVPFIGLAEQHWVDHDLWAGPTSTVVDLACAAAGFEPRNFAACEDDFAALALVASNLAITVLPRLSTLQLPPGLVAVDLTDPVPVRRIVMHVRDKDAHLPHVRAFTTAAEAAVATHLTSLTT
- a CDS encoding DUF3817 domain-containing protein, with product MSDDRESLDARPDFDESNVWSVKRFTSARNALKFYRVMALITGTMLLILTVEMIYKYLIAADSETALNFGGFNLAAAIAICHGWCYVVYLIGCFWLNQQMRWSLGRYLILALAGVVPVMSFILERRIHRQVDAELEAAVVVAPKS